GCGACTCGCCACCACGCTGGTGGCGATCGTGCTCCCGCGGAGTGTCGGCGACACCGCACTCACGATCGCGGCAGTGACTTCGTCCTGCACCTGAAAGACGTCGCCTTTGTCGTTTTCGTAGCTGTTCTGCCAGAGCGCCTTGCCATCCGCGCTGCTGGTGAGCTGCACCGTGACACGCACCCGGCCGCCGGCGCGACGCACGGTGCCTTCAATCAGCGCCGCCACGTCGAGCTCCTGGCCAATGTCCTTCGCGCTGACGTTTTTGCCCTTGAAGGCAAAGGACGAACTGCGACCGGCCAGGCGCAGCCCCGGCAACTTGCCAAGGGCGTTGGCGAGTTCGTCGGTGATGCCATCGGCGAAGTACTCGTCTTTCGGGTCGCCACTCACGTTCACGAACGGCAGCACCGCGAGCGTTTCGATGGTCTTGGGGTTATCCGTCGACGCCATGCTGCCAGTGTCTGCTGATCCCGTATCCCGTGTGCGCGAACCCCACGCGAAAAGCGCCGCCACGCCGAGCAGCACCGCGAGACTCGCCGCAGCGAGCACGGACCGGTTCAAACGCGCGGGCCGCGGAGCCGCAGTCTCGGTGCTCGGCGTCTGCACGTTCGCCAGTCGCGCGAGCAGCGCATCTGCATTCGGCGGACGCTGCGCGGGGTCCTTTTCGAGACACTGCATGACGAGCGCGGCGACGTCGCGCGGCACACCCAACCGGGCCGCATCCAGCGGCGGTGGTGCCTCGCTGATGTGCGCCGCCACCATCGCCTGCGGCGTACTCCGCGCGGCGAACGGATGCGCGCCCGCCAACAGCTCGTACGCCACCACGCCCCACGCATACAGATCGGCGCGCGCGTCGGTGTTCACATCGCCCAGCGCCTGCTCTGGCGCCATGTAGGCCGGCGTGCCGATGGACGTGCCCAGCGAGGTGAGCGTGTTCCCCTCGGCCTTCGTGCTGGAGGCGGAGAGCGCTTTCGCGATCCCGAAGTCGGTCACCACCGCGGTGCCGCGCGACAACAGCACGTTTTCCGGCTTGATGTCGCGGTGCACGATGCCGCGTTCGTGCGCGTAGGCCAGCGCCTGCGCGATGTTGCGCAAAATGCCGAGCGCCTCGGGCACCGGCACGGCGCCCACCACCAGTCGTGCGCGCAGGGAGTCGCCGCGCACGAAGGGCATGGTGTAGTACGGCAATCCTTCACTCGTGGTGCCGGCGGCCAGCACCGGCACGATATGCGGATCCTGCAGCGCCGCGGCGAGCTTGATCTCGCGCGTGAAACGCTCGGCACTGAGCGCGGCGGCACGCTCGGGGGAGAGCACCTTCACCACGACGTCGCGCCCCAGCGCGTTCTCATGCGCTATGAAGACGCGCGACATGCCGCCACCACCGAGCTCGCGCTCGAGGGTGTAGCCGTCGCCCAACGTCGATTGCAGTTGACTGCGCAGGTCGGTCGTCACGAGGTCCTTACCATCCGAGAGCCCTGAGGCCCTGTTGCCACGGCAAGACGTCCACGTCTCCCAGGCGCTTGGGCTCCTTGCCAAGGTACCACACCATGCGCCGATGCGGCTTGCCGTAGTAGTCGGCAAAGCGCGCCAATCCACCCAGATCCGACGGCGCTACGGTGCGTGAGGCTTTGACCTCGATGGCGAACAGGTCGCTCCCGCGCTCGACGATGAAATCCACCTCCGCGCCATGCTCGGTGCGAAAGGTGGAGACCCGCGCGTCGTCGTCGAACGCCGCGGCGCTGTGCACCAGCTGTGTGTACACCAGGTGTTCGAACAGACGGCCGATGCGATCGGGCGAGGCCACGAAGTTCCCGAGCAGCCCATTGAGGACGCCGACGTCGAAGAAGAACACCTTGGGATGCTGCACCAGACGGCGGGTGGCGCTCTTGGCAAACGCGTCGACGCGATGCACCAGCAGCGTGTCCTCCAATACGTCAAGCCAGCGTCCAGCCGACATGCGACTGACCTGGGCGGCCGTGGCGATCTTGGCCAGGTCCAGGTGCGACCCCGCCCATTCCCCGATCACGGTGAGGAACCGGGCAAACCCTTCGAGACTGCGCGTCAGATTCTCGGCTTGGACTTCCTCGCGCAGATAGATGGCCGCGTAACTGCGCAGCGTCTTTTCGCGGTCGCGTACGTTCGACTCCGCGAGCACCCCTGGTAGCGTGCCATGCATGAGGGCCGTGCCGGTCGGGACGTCGTAGTCCATCTCGGCGCTGGTCAATGGTCCCATGCGATACGCGTGCAGCCGACCCGGCAACAGATTGGCTTCGCCACGACGGAGCTTCCGTGCGCTCGAACCCGTGAGGAGGAAGCGCAGGCCTTGCTGCGGTCGGTCGAGCAACGACTGAATGGTGTTGAGCAGACTCGGACTGCGCTGGATTTCATCGATGAAGATGGTGCGCATGGCGCCTGCTTTCTTGGGCGCGGGCAGCGCGTCGAGGCGCGATTCGAGTTCGAGCGGATTCCGCGCGAACTCGAGATACGTGGCCTCGTGCGCGAGGTTGATTTCGAGCGTCGGGTGCAGCGCGCGCATGAGCGTGGACTTCCCGACCTGTCGTGGCCCAAGCAACAGCACGCTCTTGCGGGCCGCGGCGAGGAGGGCTTCCAGTCGGCGGGAATACATGTGGTAAAATTACGCGGCTATTTTACCGCATGCAAGCAGCGCTCAGGTGGACGGCGCCCGAACTCATGCGAGCACGCAGTCCGTCTGCGGGAAGTCGTCACCCACGCAGAGCAGCGGCGCGCCGGCCACCACCGAGATCGCGTACGACAAGCAGTCGCCGAAGTTGAGTGCCGCGGGATGTCTGCCCTTGCCGTAGCGCAACCACGCGCCCATCGCCACGCCGAAGTGCGCTTCGGTCACGTCAACGACGGTAATGCCGCTTTCCTGCAGCACACGCGCCAACAGCCCCCGCGCGTCATCACGCAATCGGGCGGACAAGACGATGCCGGTTTCGAGGAGAGTGGCCGCACCGATCGCGAGCGACGACGCTTCGCGCATGCGCTGCAGTAATCGTTCGGCCTCAGGCTCCTGCAGCACGATGGCGACCAATGCCGAGCTATCGATGATCACGGGCGAATCACGCGCCGTCGGGTCCGTAGCCGAGGATCTGCTCCTCCTCCGCTTTGCTCAGCCGCGTGCCACGCACGGATGCGGGAATGGCGGGCCAAATCTCGCGTTCCAGCAGTCGACGGAGGCGGTCGGCAGGATGGAGATGCCCACTGCTCCGGGCGAGACGATCACGCCGTTCCTCGAGCGACCGGCGGATCGCCTCCGTCTTGGTCTCGCCAGTCAGCGCGGCCACCTCGTCGAGAAGCCGTTCGACCCGCTCGTTCTTGATATTGACGGCCATCGCTCCTCAACGGTATACAGTAATACAGAAAAACTACTTAAATAAAGAATCTCGAGCAAGCCGAGGACGAGGTTGGTCACTCCGGAGGGGTGCTCGACGCACCCGCCACCTCGGGGTACCCCAGCGTCCTGAACACCGGTTGCAGGCGAGGGTCTCCGCGCAGCCGGGGGCCGAGGTAGGCGTACATGCCCCACGCGAAGCGTACCTCGATTTGCTCCGGGTCCCGCGCGGCGCGTTCCATGACGGCAACCACGACGCTGTCGCTCCGCATGAACCGCGCGAGCGGAACAGCGGCGAAGGCTGGGCCGCGCGCGATCAACGAGTCAGTCGCCATCTCGCGTGTGGCGGGGTTGGCCCAAAGCGGGGCTAATCGCGCGAGTACGGCGTACTTGTCGGTGGCCGGATCCTTGAGCGCCGTGCGCAAGACCACGGCGGCTTCGTCAAAGCGCCCGCGCGCGAGCTCGTGACTGAACCGAAAGCGCCAGGCGTACCACGCCTGCGGCTGCTGCGCCAACCCCTGCGCGTACAGCGGTGCGGCGTCTTCCGGACGATCCTGACCGTCATAGGCGATGGCCAGGGAGAGGGTGATCACGTGCGCGAGCGGATCGAGCCGATGCGCCGCTTCCATTTCCCGCACACCGTCATCAAATCGACGATTCGCCATCAGGGCGTAACTGTACCACTGATGCCCCGTGGCATACGCGGGGCTGAGCGCGATCGCGCGCTCGAAGGCCGCAAGCGCCTCCGCGTCCCGTTCGCGCTTCTCGAGCGTCTCCCCGAGTGAGGCGTACGCCTCGCCGAGCGTCGGCGCCAACGCGATGGCCCGTCGAGCGGCGGCTTCTGCCAGCGGGAGTATGGAATCGCTCGTCACGCCGGGCACGCTGTATTCGCCGGGCACCGATAGCACATACGTATCGGCCAAGCCTGACCACGCACGCGCGTAGTTGGAGTCGGCCGCGATGGCCTTCTTGAAGGCCGCTGTCGCTTCGATCATCCCGGCAGTGGTGCGCAAGTTCCAGTAGTAGCGGCCCAGCAGGTACGCCTCGTACGCGGCAACGTTCGCGGTGCCCCCGACATTGCGCGACGAGTCCGGCACCGCGGAAAGCGTAAGACGCATGGCGGAGACGACCGCCCGCGCCACTTCATCCTGAACCGCGAAGATATCCGCGGCGGGCCGATCAAAACTCTGCGACCAGAGAATGGAATCATTCGCGATGCGCACCGCGCGGGCCGTAATGCGCAGCTGATCGCCGGCGTGCTGGATGCTGCCGGTCAACACCGCCGACACGCCGAGCAGCTTGCCGATGGCCTGGAGGTCGTTCTGCTTGTCGCGCACGGAGAACGCGGACGTGCGAGCCGAGACCGTGAGACCGGGCACCTTCGACAGTGCGGTGATGAGCGTTTCGGCGACGCCATCCCCCAGATATGCGCTGGACCGGTCAGGGCTGAGGTCGGCGAAGGGGAGCACGGCGATGGAGGTCGTGACGTTGGCGGCGGAGGCGACGCCGTCACGAGGGGCACGTGACATCCAGAACACCACCGCAGCCAGTGCAGCGAGGCCCGCCACGGCGGCGAGGCCGATTCGCCAGCCGGACCGCGCATGCGCGGTGGTCGCCGCACGCGACTCGCTGATTGCACCAGCGTGGATCGTGCTAGCGTGAATCGCGCCGAGAGTGATGCTGCCAAGGCGCGTCAACAGCGCGGTGGCACTCGCCGGTCGGTCGGCCGGATTCTTGGCCAGACACTGCATCACGATGGCAGCAAGATCGGGCGCGATACCAGGCATGTGCTCGCGCAGGTCGCGCGGCACCTCGGCCACATGCGCCGCGACCCACTGCGCACTGCCGGTCTTCCCCGCGAACGGATGCGTACCCGACAGCAGCTCGTACGCGACCACGCCCCACGCGTACAGGTCAGCGCGATGGTCGATGGTGTCGCCCACCGCCTGCTCCGGCGCCATGTACGCCGGCGTGCCGATGCTGCTACCGACCTGCGTGAGCGTACCGTCTTTTGACGCGGGCGCGGCGCCCTCCATCGTGCGCGATGCACTGATGGCCTTCGCAATGCCGAAGTCGGTGACGACCGCCGTGCCGGCCGACAGCAGGATGTTGTCCGGCTTGATGTCGCGGTGAATCACGCTTTGGCCATGCGCGTACGCCAGCGCTCGCGCGACGTCGCGCAACACGTTCAGCGCATCGGCGGGTGAGCACGGCGTGCCATTCGCCATCAGCGCGCGCAGCGATTCGCCGGTCACGAACGGCATCGTATAATACGGCACCCCGCCCGCCGTACCGGCCGCGAGCACCGGCACGATGTTCGCCTGCTGCAGCCGCGCCGCCGTCGCGATCTCGCGCGTGAAGCGCTCGGCGCTCACGCCGGCCGACAACTCAGGGGCCAGCACCTTTACCACGACGTCACGCCCCAACGCATTCTCGCGCGCCACGAAGACGCGCGACATACCACCGCCACCTAGCTCGCGCTCGAGGGTGTAGCCGGGCCCAAGGGTGGCTTGAAGCTGCGCGCGGAGGTCGGTCACGGTTCGATCCGCACCAGGCTCGGGATGACATCGAAGTCGCGATCATAGCTGCAGATCGCCTCGAGTCCCTCGTGCAGCACCACCGCCGCCTGGAGCGCGTCGCGCGCCATCAGCGCGGGATGGTGGTCCAGCAGCTCGCGGGCGCGATCGAGCATTTCCACCGAGATGGGCACGACGCTCGGGAACAGTTGCCGCGCGAGATCGTAAACCTGCCGTCCGTCCGTCCACCGTTTGATCGCGCGATACCGGTGCAGAATTTCCTGCAGTGTTTCCGCGTTGATCGTGGCCGCGACGTCGCCGCGCGCGACGCGCTCCAGCAGTCGCGCGCTGGGCGCCTTATGCGGATGCGCCGCGCCGGCCGCGTACATCAGGATGTTGGCGTCGATCAATATCATGGGCGGATCAGGCAGCGATCATGACGCACCTAGCGTTCGGTGCGCGGACGCGGACGCGGGCGTGACATGAGCGCCTGGGCGGCGGGCACGGATTCGTGTTTCATGTCGCGCGGCGACGCCACGGGCAGCGACAAGGCCGACAACGCCGCGACGGCCGCGACCCGCGTATCGGTATCGACCAAGCCGTATTGTGCGGCGCACGCCTCGCGCACCAGCTCGCCCAAGCTGGTGCCACGTCGCGCCGCGAGCGCGGTCAGTCGCTCGTGCGCTTCGGGCGAGAAGAGAATCGTGGTTTTCTTGGAAAGCTCCATATGCACCTCCGTAGGTGGAGCTTAGCGGCGGTAGCGGCTGGGGCAAGGGGACGCGGGTTTCAACGACTCTGACCCCTTGAAGGCCTTGAACGCCTTGAACGCTCCCGCCCCGCTCACCGCGGCCGCCCCCCGCTGGGCGACGTGAACAGCGCCACGTCCAGGCCGAGCGAGCGCACGATGGCGGCGAAACGCGGGGTGGCGCGGATCGGATCGTAGCTCGCATCAGAGAAGGGGATGAGCGCAATGATCGGTTCTTGGCGCGCGATGGCCCGCTCGAGTGCCGAGAGCGCCTGTGCCGAATCGCGCGCGCCCAGCCATGCGCGCGCGAGCGAATAGTTGAGGCGTGGATGGTCCTTCGTGCGGCTGGCCAGCGCGCGTGCCATGGCGCTGACCCGTGCCGTGTCGCCCGTCGCCCCGATGACGTAAGCCGCGGCGGTCGCATCCACGGTGTCGCGCGCCAGTCGCAGCGTCGCCTCGGCCAGACGGAGCGCATCGGCCTTCCGACCACCTCGTAGCATGGCGAGCACGGACAGCGACTGTGCCACCGTACTCGTGGAGTCCAATTCCCAGGCGCGTTCGGCGGCCGCGATCGCTTCGACCTGCCGACCGGCAACCGAGAGCGTGATCGCGGAGATCACGACACTCGGAAAATTGACCGGATCGAGGGTCGTCGCCTTTTGTATCTCACCGACCGCATCGTCCACGCGACCGATCGAGAGCAGCAGTCGGGAGAGGTAAAAGTGCGCCAGCACACTCTGCGGATTCAGACGCAGCGCGCGCCGCAACGCCGCGTCCGCGTCGCGCCACTGATACGCGTACGTATGCGCCACGCCGAGCGCAATCCAGGCATTGGCCGAGTTGGAGTCGAGACGGACCGCCCGCTTGCCCGCCGCCAGCGCCTGCGGAAGCGCATCGCGCAGGGGCGTGTTGGTATAGAGCCCCATTTGGAGCCAGATCAGTCCCAGCACGGCCTGCGCATCGGCGAACTGCGGATCCTTCGCCACCGCTTGCTGCATGTAGTCGAGCGCGCGACTCACGCCCGGACCACGCCGCTGATAGAAATACATGCCCCGCTGGTACAGATCGTACGCCTCGAGATCACTGGTGCCGCGGGCCGCCCTGGCTGCAGGCGCGGCACCGCCCGCCAGCGTGACCTCCAACTCGCGCACGATCGCCTGCGCGATATCGTCCTGCACCGCGAACACGTCTCGGGCATCGCGCTCGAAGCTGTCGTTCCAAAGTACCAACCCTGTACGCGCGTTGGTGAGCTGCGTGGACACGCGCACCTTCCCGCCGGCGCGGCGCACGGTGCCTTCGAGCACGCCGCCTACATTCAGCGCGGCGCCGATCTCCTGCGCCGACTTCTGCTTGCCGCGAAACGCCGCGGCGGAACTGCGTCCGGCGAGTTGCAGGCCGGGCACTTTACCCAGCGCGTTCGAGAGTTCATCCGCCATGCCCTCGGCGAAGTACGCGTTGGCGGTGTCGCCACCCACGCTTTCGAAAGGCAGCACCACGAGCGAGCGCACCGGCGATGCGCTGTCGGTCGCAACGGGGCCTGTTTCCGTGCCGCTGCGCGACGCGCTCGATTCCGTAGCCCGCGGGCGAAGCAGAGCCCAGCCACCGATAGCCAGTGCGGCCACCACAACGCCCGCCGCCACAAGTGGCGCGCGCCGCCGACTCGGCGCCGCCGCTTGCTCGACGCTGCCCGAGGTCACACTGGCTAATCGAGCGAGCAGCACATCCGCACTCGGCGGACGCTGCGAGGGGTCCTTCTCCAGACACTGCATCACCAGTGCGGCCACGTCCCGAATTACACCCAACCGGGCCGCGTCAAAAGTAGGCGGGGCTTCGCTGATGTGCGCCGCCACCATCGCCTGCGGCGTGCTCCGCGCGGCAAACGGATGCGCGCCCGACAGGAGCTCGTACGCCACCACGCCCCACGCATAGAGATCAGCCCGTGCATCGGTGTTGACATCGCCCAGCGCCTGCTCCGGCGCCATGTAGGCCGGCGTGCCAATGGACGTACCCAACGACGTGAGCGTGTTGCCCTCGGCCTTGGTGCTCGAGGCCGAGAGCGCTTTCGCAATCCCGAAATCGGTGACCACCGCGGTGCCGCGCGACAGCAGCACGTTCTCCGGCTTGATGTCGCGATGCACGATGCCGCGCTCGTGCGCATAGGCCAGCGCTTGCGCGATGTTGCGGAGAATGCCGAGCGCCTCTGGCATCGGCACGGCGCCCGCCACCATTCGCGCGCGCAACGAGTCGCCGCGCACGAAGGGCATCGTGTAGTACGGCAGCCCGTCACTCGTGGTGCCCGCCACGAGCACCGGCACGATGTGCGGCTCCTGCAGTGCCGCGGCGAGCTTGATCTCACGCGTAAATCGCTCGGCGCTCAACGCGGCGGCGCGCTCGGGGGAGAGCACCTTCACCACCACGTCGCGCCCCAGTGCATGCTCCTGCGCCACGAACACGCGCGACATGCCGCCGCCACCGAGCTCGCGCTCGAGGGTGTAGCCGGGCCCAAGCGCTGCTTGCAACTCGTCGCGGACGTTACTCATCGGGGATCACAAGGCGTACGAAGTCGGGGCGGCATCGGCTCAACTTACCACGCGACCCGACCAGACGGCGACCGGCGGCGGCGCGTGGACCGTATGACACGGCGGTGGTACCTTCTGGCTCTCATTGACGACTGTCCGTCCCTCTCCGCACGCACCCCACCATGCGCTCCGCCGCCACCCGCCACGCCCTTGCTGCCGTCGTGTTGTTGGCGTCGGCACGCCCCGCCTCTGCGCAGATGGCGCTCAGCGACAGTATCCGCATCGGGATCAATCGGGTGTTTGCCACGTGGACGGATGCCGAGGGCCCCGGTTGCGCGCTGGGCGTGAGTCGCGATGGAACGCTGGTGTTTCAGAACGGCTATGGCATGGCCAACCTGGAAACCGGCGCACCGATCACGCCGGCCACCATCTTCCATGTGGCGTCCATCTCCAAGCAGTTCACGGCGGCGGCTATGCTGCTGCTCGAGAAAGACGGCTCGCTGTCGCTGGACGATGACGCCCGAAAGTACCTGCCGGAGCTGCCGGACTACGGGCACCGTATCACGATCCGGCATCTCCTCACGCACACGAGCGGCCTGCGCGATCAATGGGATCTGCTGGCTATGGCGCGTGGTCGGTTTGATGAGAATCGCATCACCGAAGCCGACGTGTTGGAGATCGTGCCGAGGCAACAGGCGCTCAACTTCGTGCCCGGTACCGAGTACCTGTACAGCAACACCGGCTTCACCCTCGCCGGCACGATCGTGCGGCGCGTCAGTGGCGGGCCGCTGCGCGCCTTTGCCCAGCAACGCGTATTTGGTCCGCTCGGCATGACGCAGTCTCACTTTCACGACGACTACACCATGCTGGTGAAAGGCCGGGCGGCCGCCTATGCACGCGGCGGCGACGGCCAGTGGCATGTGAGTATTCCGAACTTCGACACCTACGGCGCCACGAGCCTGTACACCACCGTGGGCGATTTGCTGAAGTGGACCGCGAACGCCACCACGCCGGTGGTTGGCGACGCGCAGATGACGCAGCGCATGTGGACGAGCGCCACGCTGGCCAATGGTGACACGAGCGGCTACGGGCTCGGGATCACGCGTGAGGTGTATCGCGGCGCCACGGTCGTCGGCCATGGTGGCGCTGACGCAGGGTATCGCGCGCACATCGCCACGTTTCCCGCGCAGCGTCTCTCGATCGCCGTGCTGTGCAACGCCGCGTCCGCCGTGCCGTCGGCGCTCATGCGCGGAGTCGCGGACGTCATGCTCCGTGATCAACTCGCACCAGTATCGGAGCCGGTGCGTGCGCTCGTAACGCCGTCGGCGAAAACGCTGGCGCGCATGGCCGCAGTGTGGGTCGATTCCGTAACCGGTGCGCCGACGTTCATCACACGCCGTGGTGACTCGCTGGTTGTCGGGCGCGTGACCGGACCGGCGCTGGTCGCGCTGAGCGACACGACGTTTTGGGTCACCGGACAGCCCGTCGAGTTCATGGTGACGCCGAACGGGTTAGTGCGCCGGACGTTGTCGTGGCCGACGCGCACCCCGACCGTCCTCACACGCCGTGCCGTCGCGCAGTCGTCACGTGCGGCGCTCGAGCAGCTGGCCGGCAGCTATTACAGCGAAGAACTCGGGGCGACGTACGTCGTTACCGCCACGGACAGCACCATCCGGCTCAACACGCGCTGGGCGATCGAGCGGGAACTGCGCCCGGCGTATGGCGACACGTTCATCGGGGACTTTCAGGTCGCCTTTACGCGCGGACGTAACGCGGCCGTGAATGGCATGCTCATGAGCAGCGGGCGCGTACGGAACGTGCGCTTCGTCAAGTCCACGCGGTAAGATGTATTCGACCTCCCCTTTCACTCCCCAGATGACGCCCATGCGTACATCACTTGCCATCGCCGTTGCCATTGCGCTGATCAGCGTTCCTCACCGCGAGGCCACCGCGCAAACCTCGACGAAGGCGCCCAATGCGCGCACCGCCGTCATCGCCGTCGCCGACTCTGCGCTGGCCGCGATCACCCGCGGTGACGTGGTCGCATTCACCGACCTGATGGTGCCCGAAGCCGTGATGTTCCCCACGTCCACGCGCGATGGCGTCACCGTGTATCGGGTGCGCACGCGCGAGGCGCAGCGCAACGCCCCGATGACCGGAATCATCGAGCGCGGCTTCGCGCCGCAGGCCATGGTGAGCGGTGGCGTGGCAATGGTCTGGTATCCCTACGACCTCTACGTCAACGGTGCGTGGTCGCACTGCGGTGCTGACGTGTTCACGCTCGTGAAAAGCGCGGACCGATGGCGCATCGCATCGATGGCCTGGAGTGCGGAGCAGCCACCGGTGTGTGAGAAGCATCCGGCGGGGCCACCCCTGAAGCGGTAAAGACCACGACCGCTCGCGGTAAGCTTCAACGCGTCCGTCAACGACGCCGACCTCATGAATCACGGTCGCCGCGGCAAAACTGCGTGGCAAGCAACCTCGACTGCACGTCATTGGCGCCCCGAGATAGTCGAGCGCATACTTCGAACTCTGCCGCAACCGTTCGACTCACCGTGCGGCCTCTTGGCCGCGAACACGAGGAAGGTATGCGCATACTCGCAATTCTCACGGTCGTAGCACTAGTGGCATGTTCCAAGGGCGACACGCCGGCCGTGGATTCCACCGCCATGACGTCAACGATGGCCGCGGCTGCGGCCCCGCTGACCGCTGCTGACGTCGATGGATCATGGAATGGCATGAGCATGGGAGAGACCAGTGATTCCGTCACGCTGCGTTGGACGACAAAGAATATTGACGGCACCACGGGGACATTGATGATCGAAGGCCAAAAGGACGCGATCACGTTCACCCGCACCTTCGACGCGGACAGCATGATCGCGTCGAGCACGCCGTACGCCAACCCTGCCGACGCGAAGGGTCCGAAGCTGCTGTTTCGCTCGGTGGGTCGGCTGAAGGATGGCAAGTTGGTCGGCACGTCGGCCAACATGCTGGCCGACAAGCCGGATTCGGTGGTGAGCCGCGGCCGCTTCGTGGCAACGAAAGCGCCGTAAGCCATCGCCGTACTGCAACACCAGCGCGGGCCACCTTGCCGAGGTGGCCCGCGCTGCATTTCGGATCTCATGTCGCATACCACTACCCCGACGGGGTAGCCAGCCCGACCGTCGCGACGTATTTCAACACTGACAACGCGCAGACTATCATCATCGACCAAGGACCGGCGAATGCCAGTCGACGTGGACCACGAACTGGAGGTACTGCAGGCGCTGCTGGACGGTTCGCCAACCGACGCCGATTACCTGCTGCCGGTATTGCAGCAGGTACAGCAGCGATTCGGGTATGTTTCGCCAGCGGCGATCCGGTTTGTGGCGCAGGCGTTCAACCGGTCGCGTGCCGAGGTGTATGGCGTCGTCTCGTTCTACGGCGACCTCCGTGAGGAGCCAGTCGGCGACGTCGTGGTACAGCTGTGCATGGCCGAAGCCTGTCAGGCCGTAGGATGCCGGGAGCTGGCGCGGCACGCCGAGTCATCCCTGCAGGTGAAACTTGGTGAAACCACACCGGATGGTCGCGTGCAGCTGGAAGCCGTGTACTGCCTCGGCAACTGCGCGCTCGGGCCGTCGGTGCGCCTCGGAGGCGCCGTGCACGGCGGGGTCACGGCTGATCGGTTGGACGCGTTGGTGCACGAGGCGTTGACGACGGCGCATCGCGAGGCTGGCACAGTGACCGACCTGACTGATTCGAGCGACATCGTTGCCGCTCGAGGCATGCCGTGTACGGTGCGCGTGTTCGTACCGAACGACACCGCCGCGCGATCGGTCGGTGCGGATGCCGTGGCCGCGGCAATCAACGCGCTTGGGCTCGATATCGCGGTCGTCCGCAACGGATCGCGGGGCGCCTACTGGCTGGAGCCGCTCGTCGAGATCGATACGCCCCAAGGTCGGGTCGGGTTCGCCAACATCACCGCTGAGCAGGTCACAGCGTTATTCGCCGACAGGCGGTTGCCGAACGCAGACCATTCGCTCTCTATCGGCCTCGTGGATGACATCCCCTGGCTGCGCGACCAGCATCGCATCACCTTCCGACGCGTCGGCATCATCGATCCACTC
This genomic window from Gemmatimonas sp. contains:
- a CDS encoding serine hydrolase domain-containing protein; translated protein: MRSAATRHALAAVVLLASARPASAQMALSDSIRIGINRVFATWTDAEGPGCALGVSRDGTLVFQNGYGMANLETGAPITPATIFHVASISKQFTAAAMLLLEKDGSLSLDDDARKYLPELPDYGHRITIRHLLTHTSGLRDQWDLLAMARGRFDENRITEADVLEIVPRQQALNFVPGTEYLYSNTGFTLAGTIVRRVSGGPLRAFAQQRVFGPLGMTQSHFHDDYTMLVKGRAAAYARGGDGQWHVSIPNFDTYGATSLYTTVGDLLKWTANATTPVVGDAQMTQRMWTSATLANGDTSGYGLGITREVYRGATVVGHGGADAGYRAHIATFPAQRLSIAVLCNAASAVPSALMRGVADVMLRDQLAPVSEPVRALVTPSAKTLARMAAVWVDSVTGAPTFITRRGDSLVVGRVTGPALVALSDTTFWVTGQPVEFMVTPNGLVRRTLSWPTRTPTVLTRRAVAQSSRAALEQLAGSYYSEELGATYVVTATDSTIRLNTRWAIERELRPAYGDTFIGDFQVAFTRGRNAAVNGMLMSSGRVRNVRFVKSTR
- a CDS encoding protein kinase, with protein sequence MSNVRDELQAALGPGYTLERELGGGGMSRVFVAQEHALGRDVVVKVLSPERAAALSAERFTREIKLAAALQEPHIVPVLVAGTTSDGLPYYTMPFVRGDSLRARMVAGAVPMPEALGILRNIAQALAYAHERGIVHRDIKPENVLLSRGTAVVTDFGIAKALSASSTKAEGNTLTSLGTSIGTPAYMAPEQALGDVNTDARADLYAWGVVAYELLSGAHPFAARSTPQAMVAAHISEAPPTFDAARLGVIRDVAALVMQCLEKDPSQRPPSADVLLARLASVTSGSVEQAAAPSRRRAPLVAAGVVVAALAIGGWALLRPRATESSASRSGTETGPVATDSASPVRSLVVLPFESVGGDTANAYFAEGMADELSNALGKVPGLQLAGRSSAAAFRGKQKSAQEIGAALNVGGVLEGTVRRAGGKVRVSTQLTNARTGLVLWNDSFERDARDVFAVQDDIAQAIVRELEVTLAGGAAPAARAARGTSDLEAYDLYQRGMYFYQRRGPGVSRALDYMQQAVAKDPQFADAQAVLGLIWLQMGLYTNTPLRDALPQALAAGKRAVRLDSNSANAWIALGVAHTYAYQWRDADAALRRALRLNPQSVLAHFYLSRLLLSIGRVDDAVGEIQKATTLDPVNFPSVVISAITLSVAGRQVEAIAAAERAWELDSTSTVAQSLSVLAMLRGGRKADALRLAEATLRLARDTVDATAAAYVIGATGDTARVSAMARALASRTKDHPRLNYSLARAWLGARDSAQALSALERAIARQEPIIALIPFSDASYDPIRATPRFAAIVRSLGLDVALFTSPSGGRPR